Proteins encoded in a region of the Planococcus citri chromosome 1, ihPlaCitr1.1, whole genome shotgun sequence genome:
- the LOC135843773 gene encoding trehalase-like isoform X1 produces MYAYAVLWFIMSMVALATTATLPFPAQRYAFSFAQPPYADFQRFTSTCPQDCDSKIFCEGELLHDVQMARIYPDSKTFVDKKLLFPEPEVISKYQKLKNDTGTPSVQQLKKFIDDNFEDDHIDVWLPPDFKDEPSIVNNIEDEVFKRWIIDINKIWKQLGMKVSDDVKLNPELHSMLYMPNGFIKAGGRFREMYYWDSYWILRGLLLSDMVDTARGIVENIIWLVKLYGHMPNGSRKYYLQRSQPPLLIQMAATYHSWTKDDNFIKTNIKYLDNEFQWWYQNRMVDVIKDGKTYKMARYNASSCTPRPESYYEDYVLSMNLSTSNEKKRLFTGIKSAAESGWDFSSRHIRGPDDTNQGSLLDMDTPNIIFVDLNCILHANAVVLSEWYRYFGNEVRSQYYKNIANKLFNAIENVLWNEEVGMWLDWDRQLQKSRNYFYASNLTPLWTGSYSKKSSYVDKAIIYLLTQGIIKFDFSPVYYGVPTSKENTTQQWDYPNCWAPLQAIVIQGLERTKHPIARYVAFKMAQNWVKTLYTGFSLHGFMYEKYSAIELGVTGAGGEYNPQTGFGWTNGFLMEIFNTWGKFLKANEIVS; encoded by the exons TAAAATATTCTGCGAAGGGGAACTGCTACACGATGTGCAAATGGCTCGCATATATCCGGACTCGAAAACTTTCGTCGATAAGAAATTACTTTTCCCAGAACCGGAGGTGATTAGCAAGTATCAAAAGCTGAAGAACGATACCGGTACACCGAGCGtacaacagttgaaaaaattcatcgacgATAATTTCGAGGACGATCACATAGACGTATGGTTACCTCCGGACTTTAAAGACGAGCCCAGCATAGTGAACAATATCGAAGACGAAGTATTCAAGAGATGGATTATCGATATCAATAAAATATGGAAACAGTTGGGTATGAAAGTTTCAGACGACGTGAAACTAAATCCAGAACTGCATTCTATGCTGTATATGCCAAATGGTTTCATCAAG gctGGTGGCAGATTCCGCGAAATGTACTATTGGGATTCGTACTGGATATTACGCGGTTTATTGCTGTCCGATATGGTGGACACGGCTCGAGGTATAGTCGAAAATATAATCTGGCTAGTCAAATTATACGGACACATGCCAAACGGAAGCCGGAAGTATTACTTACAAAGATCTCAGCCCCCATTACTAATACAGATGGCAGCTACTTATCATTCGTGGACTAAAGAcgataatttcattaaaactaATATAAAG TATTTAGATAACGAATTTCAATGGTGGTATCAAAATCGCATGGTGGACGTAATCAAAGATGGtaaaacttacaaaatggccAGATACAATGCGTCCAGCTGTACACCGCGGCCGGAATCGTatta CGAAGATTACGTTCTATCGATGAATTTAAGCACTagtaatgagaaaaaaagactGTTCACTGGGATCAAATCAGCAGCCGAATCCGGATGGGATTTTTCTAGTCGACATATCAGAGGTCCAGATGACACGAATCAAG GTTCGTTGTTGGATATGGACACGCCGAATATAATATTTGTAGATTTGAATTGTATTTTACACGCTAACGCGGTCGTACTCAGCGAATGGTACAGGTACTTTGGCAACGAAGTCAGATCTCAATACTACAAGAATATTGCCAACAAATTATTCAACGCCATTGAAAAT GTTTTATGGAACGAAGAAGTTGGTATGTGGTTAGATTGGGACAGACAGTTGCAGAAGAGTCGGAATTATTTTTACGCCAGTAATCTAACGCCATTATGGACCGGATCGTATTCGAAAAAGTCATCTTACGTGGATAAAGCGATTATTTATCTACTAACCCAAGgaatcataaaatttgacttctcGCCAGTGTACTACG GTGTACCAACATCGAAAGAAAACACTACTCAGCAATGGGACTACCCGAACTGCTGGGCGCCTTTGCAAGCGATCGTAATCCAAGGCCTGGAAAGGACGAAACATCCGATCGCGAGATACGTAGCtttcaaaatggctcaaaattgggtGAAAACTTTATACACCGGATTTTCATTACACGGTTTCATGTACGAAAAA TACAGCGCAATAGAACTAGGTGTAACCGGAGCTGGTGGCGAATACAATCCGCAGACCGGTTTCGGATGGACGAACGGATTCCTAATGGAAATATTCAATACGTGGGGTAAATTCTTGAAAGCAAACGAAATCGTATCGTAA
- the LOC135843773 gene encoding trehalase-like isoform X2 — protein MKISRYLRKYSSSIEYRNYDQVSKIFCEGELLHDVQMARIYPDSKTFVDKKLLFPEPEVISKYQKLKNDTGTPSVQQLKKFIDDNFEDDHIDVWLPPDFKDEPSIVNNIEDEVFKRWIIDINKIWKQLGMKVSDDVKLNPELHSMLYMPNGFIKAGGRFREMYYWDSYWILRGLLLSDMVDTARGIVENIIWLVKLYGHMPNGSRKYYLQRSQPPLLIQMAATYHSWTKDDNFIKTNIKYLDNEFQWWYQNRMVDVIKDGKTYKMARYNASSCTPRPESYYEDYVLSMNLSTSNEKKRLFTGIKSAAESGWDFSSRHIRGPDDTNQGSLLDMDTPNIIFVDLNCILHANAVVLSEWYRYFGNEVRSQYYKNIANKLFNAIENVLWNEEVGMWLDWDRQLQKSRNYFYASNLTPLWTGSYSKKSSYVDKAIIYLLTQGIIKFDFSPVYYGVPTSKENTTQQWDYPNCWAPLQAIVIQGLERTKHPIARYVAFKMAQNWVKTLYTGFSLHGFMYEKYSAIELGVTGAGGEYNPQTGFGWTNGFLMEIFNTWGKFLKANEIVS, from the exons TAAAATATTCTGCGAAGGGGAACTGCTACACGATGTGCAAATGGCTCGCATATATCCGGACTCGAAAACTTTCGTCGATAAGAAATTACTTTTCCCAGAACCGGAGGTGATTAGCAAGTATCAAAAGCTGAAGAACGATACCGGTACACCGAGCGtacaacagttgaaaaaattcatcgacgATAATTTCGAGGACGATCACATAGACGTATGGTTACCTCCGGACTTTAAAGACGAGCCCAGCATAGTGAACAATATCGAAGACGAAGTATTCAAGAGATGGATTATCGATATCAATAAAATATGGAAACAGTTGGGTATGAAAGTTTCAGACGACGTGAAACTAAATCCAGAACTGCATTCTATGCTGTATATGCCAAATGGTTTCATCAAG gctGGTGGCAGATTCCGCGAAATGTACTATTGGGATTCGTACTGGATATTACGCGGTTTATTGCTGTCCGATATGGTGGACACGGCTCGAGGTATAGTCGAAAATATAATCTGGCTAGTCAAATTATACGGACACATGCCAAACGGAAGCCGGAAGTATTACTTACAAAGATCTCAGCCCCCATTACTAATACAGATGGCAGCTACTTATCATTCGTGGACTAAAGAcgataatttcattaaaactaATATAAAG TATTTAGATAACGAATTTCAATGGTGGTATCAAAATCGCATGGTGGACGTAATCAAAGATGGtaaaacttacaaaatggccAGATACAATGCGTCCAGCTGTACACCGCGGCCGGAATCGTatta CGAAGATTACGTTCTATCGATGAATTTAAGCACTagtaatgagaaaaaaagactGTTCACTGGGATCAAATCAGCAGCCGAATCCGGATGGGATTTTTCTAGTCGACATATCAGAGGTCCAGATGACACGAATCAAG GTTCGTTGTTGGATATGGACACGCCGAATATAATATTTGTAGATTTGAATTGTATTTTACACGCTAACGCGGTCGTACTCAGCGAATGGTACAGGTACTTTGGCAACGAAGTCAGATCTCAATACTACAAGAATATTGCCAACAAATTATTCAACGCCATTGAAAAT GTTTTATGGAACGAAGAAGTTGGTATGTGGTTAGATTGGGACAGACAGTTGCAGAAGAGTCGGAATTATTTTTACGCCAGTAATCTAACGCCATTATGGACCGGATCGTATTCGAAAAAGTCATCTTACGTGGATAAAGCGATTATTTATCTACTAACCCAAGgaatcataaaatttgacttctcGCCAGTGTACTACG GTGTACCAACATCGAAAGAAAACACTACTCAGCAATGGGACTACCCGAACTGCTGGGCGCCTTTGCAAGCGATCGTAATCCAAGGCCTGGAAAGGACGAAACATCCGATCGCGAGATACGTAGCtttcaaaatggctcaaaattgggtGAAAACTTTATACACCGGATTTTCATTACACGGTTTCATGTACGAAAAA TACAGCGCAATAGAACTAGGTGTAACCGGAGCTGGTGGCGAATACAATCCGCAGACCGGTTTCGGATGGACGAACGGATTCCTAATGGAAATATTCAATACGTGGGGTAAATTCTTGAAAGCAAACGAAATCGTATCGTAA